Part of the Centropristis striata isolate RG_2023a ecotype Rhode Island unplaced genomic scaffold, C.striata_1.0 Scaffold_64, whole genome shotgun sequence genome is shown below.
GAAGGAAGTCCTTATCAAATCTGGGTGGGCGGTAAACTGTGGCACACAGCACAGGGCAGGTGAGGTCAATCACGAACAGCTGCAGTTCGAAGCTGGAATAATTGGTAGCGCTTATCGCCCGGCATCTGAAATTCTCCTTAAATATAGCGGCCAGACCGCCACCGCGACCGGCAGCTCGCGGGGTGCTAAAGAAGGAGCAGCCGGGAGGGAGGAGCTCCGAAAAGGCGATGTTCTCACCTGGTTTCAGCCAGGTCTCTGTCAACAGGAGGAAATCCAGATCgtgagttttaaaaaagtcatttaaaataaatgtcttatttGTAAGAGACCTGGTATTTATCAGCACCGTGTGGATTGCACATCGATCAGTCTGGCGAGGAAAGCGACTGAGGGAGCGGAGATTCGCCGGGACACAGCCCCGCTGGGAAGTCCGCACCGGCCGACAACACGGAAGCAGCACCCCGGTGTCGTGGAGAACCGGCCGAAGCCACCGATATCTGTACTCCGAGGAACTCCGCAGATCGTAGCCCCTGTAGACAGTGAAGGATCCGGCTGGTGGACGACAGGGATCGTGGACAGAGGAGGCCAGGGACACCTTCAGTTTAATGAGGACTCCGCCTCGCTTTCCGCGTTTTCTGCGGCGTCTGTGGCGAGGTAACCAGCAGGAAAACCGCCGTAGATGCATCGGTATAGACTCCAGGAAAGGCGGAAGCCTCTTTGAGTGCCCAGCAAAGCTGCAGATCGGCAGTTTTTCCAGAGACTCACGGATATCAAGAAGTGTCAGGCGATCATACACCTGCAGCGGTGACACACTCCGTACAACAAACAGCAGATACAGGTAAAACAGTAACATGCTCAGCAGAGGGAGACGGCCAGCCAAACACAGGGGCGCCATTTTCAGTTATCAGCCAATAGGAATGCACCAAGAGAAAGCCGCCCACATGTGAACTCAtgcagaacaaacaaacaaacaaacaaacagtctgccacagtaaacaacaacatgttgTCACTGAGGAAGAATCTGAAGGTATTATAaacaaaaagttattcaaaGACTTAAAGGCAGATTTATTCTGCAATCAcacaaataatttgtttgtgAGTTTAGAATTCTGTCTTTCATATTTTTGATGAATCATTTttgcttgaatttgaaaaaagtcTTGCCATTTTGGCACAAATGAATCtccatatataatatacatattatcaggaaaataaatgtttctaatAAACCATAATTATTactttttgtttaataaaatgtaactgaatttggaattattttattcttctgAAACTATcacagttattttttaattcatagaAACAAAAGTTCAGTGTGTTTTGGATTCATGTAGCCCAATATGTTAACAGGCTTCACTGCTGAGAAACATCAAAATCATAATTAACCATTTAAAGCTTGGCATTTTTTACTGTGCAAGTAtgggtattattattattgtgtgtgcgtgtgtgtgtgtgtgtgtgtgtgtgtgtgtgtgtgtgtgtgtgtgttagtatgtTAGTGCTCCAGCAGCAGACTTTAGTCTGATCGTCTGCCTGGTAACAGCTGATGCTGCAGGTCATGTGATCatgtctctgactctgtgagtgtgtgtgtgtgtgtgtttgtgtgtgtgtgtgtgtgtgtctgtgctccaGCAGCAGACTTTAGTCTGATCGTCTGCCTGGTAACAGCTGATGCTGCAGGTCATGTGATCATTCTCTGGTTTTTAGAGCGGCTCTCAGTCAGACTGGATCAGTTTGTCAAGAGAACAGAAGAACATGGCTTCATCCTTTCTCCTCGTCCTCTTCATCAGCCTCCACTCAGCAGGTAGGATCAATACTCTGATCAATACTCTGATCACTGATCAATACACTGATCACTGATCAATACTCTGACCAATACTCTGATCACTGATCAATACTCTGATCTCTGATCAATACTCTGATCACTGGCCAATACTCTGATTCCTGAACAATACTCTGACCAATACTCTGATCACTGATCAATACTCTGATCTCTGATCAATACTCTGATTCCTGACCAATACTCTGATCAATACTCTGATCACTGATCAATACTCTGATCTCTGATCAATGTTCTGATCAAATTGTTTATACTCATTGATGTCCAAACTGTTCTTGTTTTTCAGATGGATTTATGCATGTTATGATGGACAGTTGTGACTTTAACTCCAGTGAGCTGAAGGACATCGAGTTCATCAGGtcttattattacaacagagaTGAGATTCTGAGGTTCAGCAGCAGTTTGGGGAAGTTTGTTGGATACACTGAGCTGGGAGTGATGAACGCAGAGCGCTTCAACAAAGATCCTTCAAAACTGGCTGCGATGAAGGCTCAGAAGGAGAGCTACTGTGAACACAACATCGGGCTCTGGTACAGCGGCATTCTGCCTAAATCAGGtgagtttgtgtttctgtaacttCCAACATTAATCATctcattattaattcattaacaCTCTGAATAATATCTGGTTTTTCTGTGAGTGtgaatattatcattattattattattattatgagttgTGAACTTCCCTGTTGAATCTTTAGACTAAATGACGGTTGTTGTGATTGACACAGACACTGTTGGTGTTTGACCAATCAGTGTGCTGTGGGCGGGGCATTAGTCCTTCATGAGTCaggtataataataacaataaagtagctgtgagcagccagcagggggcagcaacACCTGAGCTGTTAGTTCACcacagtaattattattattattattattaataataataataattattattattattattattaataattattattattgtaataataacataaagtagctgtgagcagccagcagggggcagcaacACCTGAGCTGTTAGTTCACTAcagtaattattaatattattattattattattgttattattattattattaataataataattattattattattattattattattattaattattattattattattgttattattattattattaaaaaataataataattattattattattaataataataattattattattattattattattattattgattattattattattattattgttattattaataataataataattattattattattattattgttattattaattattattgtaataataacaataaagtagctgtgagcagccagcagggggcagcaacACCTGAGCTGTTAGTTCACCACAGACAGAAAGTTCTCATCAACTcctcaaagtctcactgatcatcaagaaatcacacaaaaacaaacaaacaaacaaaaaaaagttatcaaGAAATCACACACAACAGATTATTAatagaaatattaatatattatggACCTcaagaaaaacagcttttaaaaggtcataatgatattattattattataacaataataaataataatagcaataataataatatcagggCCCCGTGGATCAAccctgttaataataataataataataataataataataataataacaatgttattataattaatgttattattattattattaataataataatatcagggCCCCGTGGATCAACCCTgcgtgctgttttttttacatgtatgaaaagtgaacaaGCTTTTGTCTTCAtgcctcatttaaaatgtttcatatcTGAACTGAAACTTCATCAGCTGaatttgtgtttacagttttcaGTTCTCTGAAGCTCCATAAACTGTtctgaatattattatatttgttattattacatGTATTATGATTATATTTCACCTGCCACCTGCTAATTATTGTGCAATAATTATAGTTAAAGGGTTTCACTGGGCTTCGGTGGGCGTTGGGCTCTCAGCATCAGTCTCAGATAAAGATCCCGTTCAGTCCAGTTTGTGTTCTGTCAGTTTATTGTGTGTAAACTGGATCATGGACCACAGTATCTGACTGGTCTCCACCATCAGATATAAAGTTCAGTTCGTGTGTTCAGGACTTGGTGGTTCTAGTTTGGGGAGGTGCTGCATTCTGTGATCCACGAGGATCCAGCTCTGATTctcctggttttattcatgtttttaatcctgatggtggatctcctggttatcttcatgttttaatcctgatggtggatctcctggttatcttcatgttttaatcctgatggtggatctcctggttttattcatgttttaatcctgatggtggatctcctggttatcttcatgttttaatcctgatggtggatctcctggttttattcatgttttaatcctgatggtggatctcctggttttattcatgttttaatcctgatggtggatctcctggttatcttcatgttttaatcctgatggtggatctcctggttttattcatgttttaatcctgatggtggatctcctggttttattcatgttttaatcctgatggtggatctcctggttatcttcatgttttaatcctgatggtggatctcctggttttattcatgttttaatcctgatggtggatctcctggttttattcatgttttaatcctgatggtggatctcctggttatcttcatgttttaatcctgatggtggatctcctggttttattcatgttttaatcctgatggtggatctcctggttatcttcatgttttaatcctgatggtggatctcctggttttattcatgttttaatcctgatggtggatctcctggttttattcatgttttaatcgtgatggtggatctcctggttatcttcatgttttaatcctgatggtggatctcctggttttattcatgtttataatcctgatggtggatctcctggttatcttcatgttttaatcctgatggtggatctcctggttgTCTTCCAGCCGAGCCGTACGTCAGACTGAGATCCGTGACTCCCTCCGGTGGATCCCATCCCTCCATGCTGGTCTGCAGCGTCTACGACTTCTTCCCCAAACTGATCCGGGTCCGCTGGCTCAGAGACGGACAGGAAGTCACCTCTGATGTCACTTCCACTGACGAGCTGGCAGACGGAGACTGGTACTACCAGGTCCACTCCCACCTGGAGTACACGCCCAGGTGAGTCCtcctccaggtccaggtcctggtctaGTCAGGTCCAGGTCCACTCCCACCTGGAGTACACGCCCAGGTGAGTCCtcctccaggtccaggtcctggtctaGTCAGGTCCAGGTCCACTCCCACCTGGAGTACACGCCTAGGTGAGTCCtcctccaggtccaggtcctggtctaGTCAGGTCCAGGTCCACTCCCACCTGGAGTACACGCCCAGGTGAGTCCtcctccaggtcctggtcctggtcctggtcctggtacTGGTCTAGTCAGGTCCACTCCCACCTGGAGTACACGCCCAGGTGAGTCCTGCTCCAGGTCCAGGTTCTGGTCCAGGTCCAGTCAgttccaggtccaggtccagtcaGGTCCagtcaggtccaggtccagtcagttccaggtccaggtccaggtccagtcaGGTCCagtcaggtccaggtccaggtccagtcaGGTCCagtcaggtccaggtccagtcagttccaggtccaggtccaggtccagtcaGGTCCagtcaggtccaggtccagtctggtccaggtccaggtccagtcaGGTCCagtcaggtccaggtccaggtccaggtccagtcagttccaggtccaggtccagtcaGGTCCagtcaggtccaggtccagtcagttccaggtccaggtccaggtccagtcaGGTCCagtcaggtccaggtccaggtccagtctggtccaggtccagtcaggtccaggtcctggtccaggtccaggtccaggtccaggtccagtcaggtccaggtccagctCCAGGTCCAGCTCCAGGTCCagtcaggtccaggtccagtgttgatgtgttgttttgtgtctgcaggTCTGGAGAGAAGATCTCCTGTGTGGTGGAGCACGCCAGTCTGAAAGAACCTCTGGTCACTGACTGGGGTaaatacctgtctgtctctcacctgtctgtctctctcctgtctgtctgtctctctcctgtctgtctgtctctcacctgtctgtctctcacctgtctgtctctctcctgtctgtcctcagacCCGTCCATGCCTGAGTCTGACAGAAACAAGTTTGCCATCGGAGCCTCAGGACTGATCCTGGGTCTGGTCTTATCTCTGGCTGGATTCATCTACTACAAGAGGAAGTCCCGAGGTCAGACCACCAGAACCACAACCAGAACCAGATCAGACCAGTACACCTGAACCACAACCAGAACCAGATCAGACCAGTACACCTGAACCACAACCAGATCAGACCAGTACACCTGAACCAGAACTAGATCAGACCAGTACACCTGAACCACTACCAGATCAGACCAGTACACCTGAACCAGAACTAGATCAGACCTGTACACCTGAACCAGAAACAGATCAGACCAGTACAtctgaaccagaaccagatcaGACCAGTACacctgaaccagaaccagatcaGACCAGTACATCTGAACCAGAACCAGTTCAGACCAGTACacctgaaccagaaccagatcaGACCAGTACACCTGAACCAGAACCAGTTCAGACCAGTACAtctgaaccagaaccagatcaGACTAGTACACCTGAACCAGAACCAGTTCAGACCAGTACACACTTCAGATTTAGTGTCA
Proteins encoded:
- the LOC131968033 gene encoding H-2 class II histocompatibility antigen, E-S beta chain-like, with protein sequence MASSFLLVLFISLHSADGFMHVMMDSCDFNSSELKDIEFIRSYYYNRDEILRFSSSLGKFVGYTELGVMNAERFNKDPSKLAAMKAQKESYCEHNIGLWYSGILPKSAEPYVRLRSVTPSGGSHPSMLVCSVYDFFPKLIRVRWLRDGQEVTSDVTSTDELADGDWYYQVHSHLEYTPRSGEKISCVVEHASLKEPLVTDWDPSMPESDRNKFAIGASGLILGLVLSLAGFIYYKRKSRGRILVPTN